One Brevibacterium spongiae DNA segment encodes these proteins:
- a CDS encoding zinc-dependent metalloprotease has product MTDDNNNEQNPFEQIFGMLFGANGPGAGQGDDKNESGMPQGFQIDPAMMSTIMNQMQGLFGQGADSQAQAVSIAQKAVPTPDPAVTDDAERATADAFRLAELWLAEVTDFSVANRSARPLRRADWVKETMPGWQKFVLPIKENMSSALTETLESQVPAEMKGILAGASSMFGSMSDSMFAMQIGQAVGALSESVLTGTEVGLPLLPHDSAVLVETNVSSFAADLDVDVSEVRIYLAAQELAHLALFERAPWLSAQVETALTRYAQGLKVDTSQIEDMATNIDPSNISDLSDNIRQGLFNPPTTEDQKKALTSLENLLAVIAGWVDVVVYEACKHLPGRDQIREALRRRRATAGPAEKTFSTLVGLEFNPRRLRDAAALFAYLETQGGAESRDKVFSHPDLLPTTQDLDDPLGYSERRHAEWTNESSIDEALSRILAEGLDGAGGTDEAGPESPSSEADSAADNDSETDSSTGSDAGDDDSDSSDDR; this is encoded by the coding sequence ATGACCGATGACAACAACAACGAGCAGAATCCGTTCGAGCAGATCTTCGGAATGCTCTTCGGCGCCAATGGTCCCGGTGCCGGTCAGGGCGATGACAAGAACGAGTCGGGAATGCCGCAGGGCTTCCAGATCGATCCGGCCATGATGTCGACGATCATGAATCAGATGCAGGGACTGTTCGGCCAGGGCGCCGACTCGCAGGCGCAGGCGGTGTCGATCGCCCAGAAGGCCGTGCCGACCCCCGACCCTGCGGTCACCGATGACGCCGAACGAGCCACCGCCGATGCCTTCCGCTTGGCGGAGCTGTGGCTGGCCGAGGTCACTGACTTCTCCGTCGCCAATCGCTCCGCCCGTCCGCTGCGCCGTGCCGACTGGGTGAAGGAGACGATGCCCGGGTGGCAGAAGTTCGTTCTGCCGATCAAAGAGAACATGTCGAGCGCACTGACCGAGACTCTCGAGTCGCAGGTGCCGGCGGAGATGAAGGGCATCCTCGCCGGAGCCTCATCGATGTTCGGATCGATGAGCGATTCGATGTTCGCCATGCAGATCGGCCAGGCCGTCGGCGCACTCTCCGAGAGCGTCCTCACCGGCACCGAGGTGGGACTCCCCCTGCTCCCACACGACTCCGCCGTCCTCGTAGAGACCAATGTGTCATCCTTCGCCGCCGATCTCGACGTCGATGTCTCCGAAGTGCGCATCTACCTCGCTGCTCAGGAGCTCGCCCACCTCGCCCTGTTCGAACGCGCTCCGTGGCTGAGCGCCCAGGTCGAGACCGCACTGACCCGGTATGCGCAGGGACTCAAGGTCGACACCTCACAGATCGAGGACATGGCGACGAACATCGATCCCTCGAACATCTCCGACCTCAGCGACAACATCCGCCAGGGTCTGTTCAATCCGCCGACGACGGAAGACCAGAAGAAGGCACTGACCTCTCTGGAGAACCTGCTCGCCGTCATCGCTGGGTGGGTCGACGTCGTCGTCTACGAAGCGTGCAAGCATCTTCCCGGTCGTGACCAGATCAGAGAAGCGCTGCGCCGTCGTCGGGCGACTGCGGGACCGGCGGAGAAGACGTTCTCCACACTCGTCGGCCTTGAGTTCAATCCCCGCCGCCTGCGTGACGCCGCTGCACTGTTCGCCTACCTCGAGACCCAAGGCGGCGCCGAGTCCAGGGACAAGGTGTTCTCTCACCCCGACCTGCTGCCGACGACGCAGGACCTCGATGACCCCCTCGGATATTCCGAGCGTCGTCACGCCGAGTGGACCAATGAGTCGAGCATCGACGAAGCTCTCAGCCGAATCCTCGCCGAAGGTCTCGACGGTGCCGGTGGCACCGATGAAGCCGGACCGGAGTCCCCGAGCTCCGAAGCGGACTCCGCCGCCGACAATGATTCCGAGACGGATTCGAGCACAGGATCGGACGCGGGCGATGACGACTCCGACTCCTCCGACGATCGCTGA
- a CDS encoding YlbL family protein, translating into MTENAPRAVPVPAEPPRGTRRRRTPRLAATSGVLTYVFIALAVLLPVPYMLQLPGPVFNTLGDYQGDPMISVSGAKTYPTDGRIDMLTVAVSGGPGRDTFASQALGALLNGKETVIPTEAYYPLDTTRDDVTASNAVEMSSSQDVAVAAAMEQLDKPYSVHLLVDDVVAKSPAEGKLRKGDRLMSVNGKKLDSDPDAAQIMSATVRESNTVDVTIDRDGKSEDISLTPGDIDGNKAIGVTMKQDFEFPVDVKFNVDGVGGPSAGTMFALAIIDELTPGAMTGGKHVAGTGEITPDGTVGPIGGARQKVAAATEKGATLFLSPADNCAEVLSAADQSKITVARIDTLDDAQTTVEQYAAGNTSDLPKCPADGADNNEKGQ; encoded by the coding sequence ATGACAGAGAACGCCCCTCGGGCCGTGCCGGTGCCAGCGGAACCACCTCGCGGCACCAGACGCCGACGGACTCCACGTCTGGCCGCGACTTCGGGTGTCCTCACCTACGTCTTCATCGCATTGGCCGTTCTGCTGCCGGTCCCGTACATGCTTCAGCTGCCGGGACCGGTTTTCAACACTCTCGGCGACTACCAGGGCGACCCGATGATCAGTGTCTCGGGAGCGAAGACGTACCCGACAGACGGACGCATCGATATGCTCACTGTCGCCGTCAGCGGCGGACCGGGACGCGACACCTTCGCATCCCAGGCCCTCGGTGCGCTGCTCAACGGCAAAGAGACTGTGATCCCCACCGAGGCCTACTACCCGCTCGACACGACTCGCGACGATGTGACCGCGTCGAACGCCGTGGAGATGTCCTCGAGCCAGGACGTCGCGGTCGCCGCAGCCATGGAGCAGCTGGACAAACCCTATTCCGTGCATCTGCTCGTCGACGACGTCGTGGCGAAGTCGCCGGCCGAAGGCAAGCTGCGCAAAGGCGACCGACTCATGTCGGTCAACGGCAAGAAACTCGACTCCGATCCGGACGCCGCTCAGATCATGAGCGCGACAGTGCGAGAGTCGAACACCGTCGATGTCACTATCGACCGTGATGGCAAGTCCGAGGACATCTCTCTGACTCCGGGTGACATCGACGGCAACAAAGCCATCGGCGTCACCATGAAGCAGGACTTCGAATTCCCCGTCGACGTGAAGTTCAACGTCGACGGCGTCGGCGGCCCCTCGGCGGGGACGATGTTCGCTCTGGCTATCATCGATGAGCTCACCCCCGGAGCGATGACCGGCGGCAAGCATGTGGCCGGCACCGGGGAGATCACCCCTGACGGAACGGTCGGCCCGATCGGCGGTGCCCGCCAGAAGGTGGCTGCCGCCACTGAGAAGGGAGCAACGCTGTTCCTTTCGCCCGCCGACAACTGTGCGGAGGTCCTCTCCGCTGCAGACCAATCCAAGATCACGGTGGCGCGCATCGACACTCTCGATGACGCGCAGACCACTGTGGAGCAGTACGCCGCCGGCAACACTTCGGACCTTCCGAAGTGTCCTGCCGATGGTGCCGACAACAATGAGAAAGGGCAGTAG
- a CDS encoding UPF0182 family protein, with the protein MSTSSSPTSARMPANRPRRSPLLLTLVSVAILLVAFISFTQVYTEVLWFRQIDASQVFRTVWVTRGLTFIAGFILMAVPVWFSLHLAYRNRPVYAPTTPRQENLDRYREAIEPLRRVATIAIPAVVGALAGITASANWNTVLEWINSTSFGSTDPQFGLDKSFFVFVLPGLRLIGNQLGMVLLLSLIAAVVAHYLFGGIRPGENKGVILTKTAQWQLGITVALLVIVQAGRLWLARYDRMTAAGGIVPGVTYVDDHAALPAMAIVAVAAVLVALLFVYTAWKGNWRISIIATLTLIVLGGVSIIAYPALIQQFQVNPSQQSLESDYIQHNIDATRDAFDFDDIEVTPYEPSTSGKKGALRKDAETAASIRLLDPNLVSDTFRQLQQVRPYYSFPQKLDVDRYNIDGEMRDTVISVRELAPSSVNNQSWFNRAIVYTHGFGVVAANGNQRNPDGEPTFMESDIPPKGDFPEYEPRVYFGESSPDYSIVGAPKGATPRELDYPSDEKEGSGQVNSTFTGEGGPSVGNLFNRLAYALKFQDEQILLSDALNEESQILYERHPRERVEKLAPFLKVDGDPYPAVVDGKIKWILDAYTTAEDYPYSTPQPLQQATEDSTTATAPNNVATLPDDEVNYIRNSVKVTVDAYDGSVDMYQWDKEDPVLKTWMKVFPGLIKSSSEMSGDLMSHVRYPEDMFKVQRDLLTKYHVSTASEFYTGQDFWALPTDPTKKASSGLTQPPFYMTLQMPGQQSPSFSLTSSYIPARSSEGQSRNNLTGFLSADADAGNKKGETAEGYGKLRLLQLPRNTTVPGPGQAQNNFNTAPDVQRSLNLLRQGESEVENGNLLTLPIGGGLLYVQPVYVRSAGETSYPLLQHVLVAFGEDIGFAPTLDEALDQVFGGDSGATAGDAGTEESEDGQSGASSSSDDKSGGSGSGDKALNDALQEARKAMEDSDAALKDGDFAEYGKAQERLKNAIDDAVEADPSIAEDGASSDSSAPASEPADNGGDSGN; encoded by the coding sequence GTGAGCACCTCGTCCTCACCCACCTCCGCACGCATGCCGGCGAATCGGCCCAGACGTTCGCCGCTGCTGCTCACCCTCGTATCAGTGGCGATCCTGCTGGTCGCCTTCATCTCCTTCACCCAGGTCTACACCGAGGTGCTGTGGTTCCGTCAGATCGATGCCTCGCAGGTCTTCCGCACCGTGTGGGTCACCCGCGGACTGACATTCATCGCCGGGTTCATCCTCATGGCCGTGCCGGTGTGGTTCAGCCTTCACCTGGCCTACCGCAACCGCCCGGTCTATGCTCCGACGACACCGCGGCAGGAGAACCTCGACCGCTACCGTGAGGCCATCGAACCGCTGCGCCGGGTCGCGACGATCGCGATTCCCGCCGTCGTCGGTGCGCTTGCGGGCATCACCGCCTCGGCGAACTGGAACACGGTCCTCGAATGGATCAACTCCACTTCCTTCGGCTCGACCGATCCGCAGTTCGGACTCGACAAGTCGTTCTTCGTGTTCGTTCTGCCGGGGCTGCGCCTCATCGGCAATCAGCTCGGCATGGTTCTGCTGCTCTCGCTCATCGCAGCGGTCGTGGCCCACTACCTCTTCGGCGGAATCCGTCCGGGGGAGAACAAAGGCGTGATCCTGACGAAGACGGCTCAGTGGCAGCTGGGCATCACGGTGGCCCTGCTCGTCATCGTGCAGGCTGGGCGTCTGTGGCTGGCTCGCTACGATCGCATGACGGCGGCCGGCGGGATCGTCCCCGGTGTCACCTATGTCGATGATCATGCGGCACTTCCGGCGATGGCGATCGTCGCGGTCGCCGCAGTGCTGGTCGCGCTGCTGTTCGTCTACACCGCGTGGAAGGGCAACTGGCGGATCTCGATCATCGCCACGCTCACGCTCATCGTCCTCGGCGGGGTCTCGATCATCGCCTACCCGGCGCTGATCCAGCAGTTCCAGGTCAACCCGTCGCAGCAGAGCCTGGAGTCGGATTACATCCAGCACAACATCGACGCCACCCGCGATGCCTTCGACTTCGACGATATCGAGGTGACGCCCTACGAGCCGAGCACCTCGGGCAAGAAGGGCGCTCTGCGCAAGGACGCAGAGACCGCGGCATCGATCCGACTGCTCGACCCGAACCTCGTCTCCGATACGTTCCGTCAGCTGCAGCAGGTGCGACCGTACTACTCATTCCCGCAGAAGCTCGACGTCGACCGCTACAACATCGACGGCGAAATGCGCGACACTGTCATCTCTGTGCGCGAGCTCGCTCCGAGCTCGGTGAACAACCAGAGCTGGTTCAACCGCGCGATCGTCTACACCCACGGTTTCGGTGTGGTCGCGGCCAACGGCAACCAGCGCAATCCCGACGGAGAACCGACGTTCATGGAGTCGGACATCCCGCCGAAGGGCGACTTCCCAGAGTACGAACCGCGTGTCTACTTCGGTGAATCGTCACCTGACTACTCGATCGTCGGCGCTCCGAAGGGTGCGACTCCGCGCGAGCTCGACTACCCCTCTGACGAGAAGGAAGGCTCCGGTCAGGTCAACAGCACCTTCACCGGTGAAGGCGGCCCCTCGGTGGGCAATCTGTTCAACCGTTTGGCCTACGCACTGAAGTTCCAGGACGAGCAGATTCTGCTCTCTGACGCGCTCAACGAGGAATCTCAGATCCTCTACGAGCGTCACCCGCGTGAGCGTGTGGAGAAGCTCGCTCCGTTCCTCAAGGTCGACGGCGATCCGTACCCGGCCGTCGTCGATGGCAAGATCAAATGGATCCTCGATGCCTACACGACGGCAGAGGACTACCCGTATTCGACACCGCAGCCTCTCCAGCAGGCCACCGAGGACTCGACCACGGCGACGGCTCCGAACAACGTGGCCACCTTGCCCGATGACGAGGTCAACTACATCCGGAACTCCGTGAAGGTCACCGTCGATGCCTACGACGGCTCGGTCGACATGTATCAGTGGGACAAGGAAGATCCGGTCCTCAAAACCTGGATGAAGGTCTTCCCCGGTCTCATCAAGTCCTCCTCGGAGATGTCCGGCGACCTGATGAGCCACGTCCGCTACCCGGAGGACATGTTCAAGGTTCAGCGCGATCTGCTCACGAAGTATCACGTGAGCACGGCAAGCGAGTTCTACACCGGACAGGACTTCTGGGCCCTGCCGACGGACCCGACGAAGAAGGCCAGCAGCGGACTGACGCAGCCTCCGTTCTACATGACGCTGCAGATGCCTGGTCAGCAGTCACCGTCCTTCTCGCTGACGAGCTCCTACATCCCTGCTCGTTCGTCCGAGGGACAGTCGCGCAACAACCTCACCGGATTCCTGTCGGCCGACGCCGACGCAGGCAACAAGAAGGGTGAGACCGCCGAAGGCTACGGCAAGCTCAGGCTGCTGCAGCTTCCGCGCAATACGACGGTGCCCGGACCGGGCCAGGCGCAGAACAACTTCAACACCGCGCCCGACGTCCAGCGCAGCCTCAACCTGCTGCGTCAGGGCGAGTCCGAGGTAGAGAACGGCAACCTGCTGACCTTGCCCATCGGCGGCGGTCTGCTCTACGTGCAGCCGGTCTACGTCCGGTCGGCCGGCGAGACCTCCTACCCGCTGCTCCAGCACGTGCTCGTCGCTTTCGGTGAGGACATCGGCTTCGCGCCGACCCTCGACGAGGCGCTCGACCAGGTGTTCGGCGGCGACTCCGGTGCGACCGCCGGAGATGCCGGCACTGAAGAGAGCGAAGACGGCCAGTCCGGTGCATCGTCCAGCTCGGATGATAAGTCGGGAGGCTCCGGCTCGGGAGACAAGGCGCTCAACGATGCGCTGCAGGAAGCCCGGAAGGCCATGGAGGACTCCGACGCAGCGCTGAAGGACGGCGACTTCGCGGAGTACGGAAAGGCCCAGGAACGCCTGAAGAATGCGATCGATGACGCGGTTGAGGCTGATCCTTCGATCGCTGAGGACGGAGCGAGCAGCGATTCCTCCGCCCCGGCTTCGGAGCCTGCCGACAACGGAGGCGACTCGGGCAACTAG
- a CDS encoding YceI family protein, with translation MTALPQGLTAGTWNIDPIHSEFTFTARHAGVSKVRGLFEEIGGSVNVAETLEDSSVSAEAVVDSITTRQEQRDGHLKSGDFFLAEEHPKLTFKSTEIKASDSEEFETVGELTMRGVTKEVAFKTEFGGAATDPNGNQVAGLSATATVNRKDFGMSFDAVLGGGELLVSDKIKIELELELVKA, from the coding sequence ATGACTGCACTGCCTCAGGGACTCACCGCCGGAACCTGGAACATCGACCCCATCCACTCGGAGTTCACCTTCACTGCACGCCACGCAGGCGTTTCGAAGGTCCGGGGCCTCTTCGAAGAGATCGGCGGCAGCGTCAACGTCGCCGAGACTCTCGAAGACAGCTCGGTCTCTGCTGAGGCTGTCGTCGACTCGATCACCACTCGCCAGGAGCAGCGTGACGGTCACCTGAAGAGCGGTGACTTCTTCCTCGCCGAGGAGCACCCCAAGCTCACCTTCAAGTCCACCGAGATCAAGGCCTCCGATTCCGAAGAGTTCGAGACCGTCGGCGAACTGACCATGCGCGGCGTGACCAAGGAAGTCGCCTTCAAGACCGAGTTCGGCGGCGCCGCCACCGACCCCAACGGAAATCAGGTCGCCGGCCTCTCGGCAACCGCCACGGTCAACCGCAAGGACTTCGGAATGTCCTTCGACGCCGTTCTGGGCGGTGGCGAGCTCCTCGTCTCCGACAAGATCAAGATCGAACTCGAACTCGAGCTCGTCAAGGCCTGA
- a CDS encoding aminotransferase class I/II-fold pyridoxal phosphate-dependent enzyme translates to MPDIHRSELWYDMAAAAGLTNADGSIGETIYGQMTKRAAELGAVNLGQGAPGTEPPEELIAATAAAMRAGFNQYAPGQGFPQLLEAVAQQRQRDFGQQVDPAEVLYTAGATEGLTAATLALLPRGGTVVAFEPFYDSYPAAITAAGGSLHTVAILPDGRGGFAPDWAEFDPLVAEVRPAIILINTPHNPTGHIFSTEELAHIGRAAESVDAWVLTDEVYEQLVLTESAHVPPAVAIDDAERVVTVSSAGKSWNTTGWKVGWVIASPTVRQAIQTVKQFLTFTASGPMQIGMAEMLSGDSRFVAENRASLRDRAEVLVPACRSVPGAVVSTPQAGYFTVMDFAELTDLDAFELNDLLGREFGLIGIPVPALCRPGSPAYDAYRSSIRYSFCKSASDVSKGAELFTALGSQLRENPDALRRAS, encoded by the coding sequence ATGCCGGACATCCACCGCAGCGAACTCTGGTATGACATGGCCGCTGCCGCCGGACTGACCAACGCCGACGGATCGATCGGCGAAACCATCTACGGGCAGATGACGAAGCGGGCCGCCGAACTCGGCGCGGTCAATCTCGGCCAGGGGGCGCCCGGCACGGAACCGCCCGAGGAACTCATCGCCGCGACCGCTGCGGCGATGCGCGCCGGGTTCAATCAGTACGCTCCGGGCCAAGGCTTCCCTCAGCTGCTGGAAGCCGTCGCACAGCAGCGGCAGCGGGACTTCGGACAACAGGTCGATCCAGCAGAAGTCCTCTACACCGCAGGTGCCACCGAAGGACTGACTGCCGCGACCCTCGCTCTGCTGCCCAGAGGCGGCACGGTCGTGGCCTTCGAACCGTTCTACGACTCCTACCCGGCTGCGATCACAGCGGCTGGCGGAAGCCTGCACACCGTGGCGATCCTGCCCGATGGTCGGGGCGGATTCGCCCCCGATTGGGCCGAGTTCGACCCCCTCGTCGCCGAAGTGCGCCCAGCGATCATCCTCATCAACACCCCGCACAATCCGACCGGGCACATCTTCTCGACCGAGGAGCTCGCCCACATCGGTCGGGCCGCCGAATCCGTCGATGCCTGGGTCCTCACCGACGAGGTGTACGAACAGCTGGTCCTCACTGAGTCGGCGCATGTTCCACCGGCCGTCGCCATCGACGATGCCGAGCGCGTCGTCACCGTCTCCTCTGCGGGCAAGTCGTGGAACACCACCGGGTGGAAGGTCGGCTGGGTCATCGCCTCCCCCACAGTGCGGCAGGCAATCCAGACGGTCAAACAGTTCCTCACGTTCACGGCCAGCGGCCCGATGCAGATCGGAATGGCTGAGATGCTTTCAGGTGACTCCCGGTTCGTCGCGGAGAACCGTGCCTCACTGCGCGACCGCGCCGAGGTGCTCGTTCCGGCGTGTCGCAGCGTTCCCGGTGCGGTGGTGTCGACGCCCCAGGCCGGGTATTTCACCGTGATGGACTTCGCGGAACTCACGGATCTCGATGCTTTCGAACTCAATGACCTCCTTGGCCGTGAGTTCGGCCTGATCGGAATTCCCGTACCAGCCCTGTGCCGGCCCGGCAGCCCTGCCTACGACGCCTATCGGTCCTCGATCAGATACTCGTTCTGCAAGTCAGCCTCCGACGTCAGCAAGGGCGCCGAGCTGTTCACCGCTCTCGGCAGCCAGTTGCGAGAGAATCCGGACGCGCTTCGTCGCGCGAGCTGA
- the hisN gene encoding histidinol-phosphatase, with protein MNDLDLAKELADLADAISFPHFTDQDFSVETKPDLTPVTECDRAVERAIVNRLGELRPDDSVLGEEFGSHGESSRRWIIDPIDGTKNFVRGVPVWATLISLYDGDRPLVGVVSAPALGRRWWAETGHGAFVEALGSAAKQISVSEVDSLADASLSYSSLSGWKDLGIFEEFLGLCASLWRTRGYGDFYSYMLLAEGAVDLACEPELALYDMGALVPIVLEAGGTFTNTAGIPGPFGGNALASNSLLHEAALDQLGRVAPEVTA; from the coding sequence ATGAACGACCTCGACTTGGCGAAAGAACTCGCCGATCTCGCCGATGCCATCAGCTTCCCGCATTTCACGGACCAGGACTTCTCCGTCGAAACCAAGCCGGACCTGACTCCCGTCACCGAATGCGACCGAGCGGTCGAGCGGGCAATTGTGAACCGCCTCGGTGAGCTCCGTCCGGATGACAGCGTCCTCGGTGAGGAATTCGGCTCTCACGGCGAGTCGTCCCGTCGCTGGATCATCGACCCCATCGACGGGACGAAGAACTTCGTCCGCGGTGTGCCCGTCTGGGCGACGCTCATCTCCCTCTACGACGGCGACCGGCCTCTGGTCGGGGTGGTCTCCGCTCCGGCTCTCGGGCGACGCTGGTGGGCGGAAACCGGTCACGGAGCGTTCGTCGAAGCATTGGGATCTGCGGCGAAGCAGATCTCCGTGTCCGAGGTCGACAGCCTCGCCGATGCATCGCTGTCGTACTCTTCCCTCTCGGGTTGGAAGGACCTCGGCATCTTCGAGGAGTTCCTCGGGCTCTGCGCATCGCTGTGGCGGACCCGCGGCTACGGCGACTTCTACTCCTATATGCTCCTGGCCGAAGGGGCGGTCGACCTCGCCTGCGAACCGGAGCTCGCCCTCTACGATATGGGCGCTCTCGTACCGATCGTGCTCGAGGCCGGAGGCACCTTCACGAACACGGCCGGAATCCCCGGGCCCTTCGGCGGAAATGCCTTGGCCAGCAACTCCCTCCTTCACGAAGCCGCGCTCGATCAGCTCGGTCGGGTTGCTCCGGAGGTGACCGCCTGA
- the rsgA gene encoding ribosome small subunit-dependent GTPase A, translating to MAKIYRDEDYRPRPNRRGSRPRTKTRPDHKDAVSGLVTEVDRGRYRVVLADDDGKFPSSAHRQKTAGKTGRRASSVTAVRASHLRRQAIVPGDVVRLVGDTSGNEGTLARLVEITERTTLLRRSADDTDPTERVLVANVDVLGIVTATMDPDPSFGLIDRALVAAFDAGITPLLIVTKTDLRSADEIRQRFSACEVDIVESAIGPDPGAVESGTEIMDRLGGRISVLVGHSGVGKSTLTNLLVPAAERATGHVNDVTGRGRHTSSSAVCLPLEHDGWLIDTPGVRSFGLAHVDRETLISAFPELVEATAECPRGCTHLADAPGCRLDDWVAEGKGGPGGVSRLESLRRLLPTTG from the coding sequence ATGGCGAAGATCTACCGCGACGAGGACTACCGTCCCCGACCGAACCGACGCGGCTCACGTCCCCGGACGAAGACCCGCCCCGACCACAAGGACGCCGTGTCCGGACTGGTCACCGAGGTCGATCGGGGACGATACCGCGTCGTACTCGCCGATGACGACGGGAAGTTTCCGTCCTCCGCCCACCGGCAGAAGACGGCCGGGAAGACGGGACGGCGAGCCTCCTCGGTGACGGCCGTGCGCGCCTCGCATCTGCGCCGTCAGGCGATCGTGCCCGGTGATGTCGTCAGGCTCGTCGGCGACACCTCAGGCAACGAGGGCACTCTTGCTCGGCTGGTCGAGATCACCGAACGCACGACCCTGCTGCGCCGCAGCGCCGATGACACCGACCCGACCGAACGGGTCCTCGTCGCCAACGTCGACGTCCTCGGAATCGTCACGGCCACCATGGACCCCGACCCCTCCTTCGGGCTCATCGACCGCGCTCTCGTCGCGGCCTTCGACGCGGGAATCACTCCTCTGCTCATCGTCACCAAGACCGACCTGCGCTCTGCCGACGAGATCCGACAGCGGTTCTCCGCCTGCGAAGTCGACATCGTCGAATCGGCCATCGGTCCGGACCCGGGAGCAGTGGAATCCGGTACGGAGATCATGGACCGCCTCGGCGGGCGCATCAGCGTCCTCGTCGGACACTCCGGAGTCGGCAAATCCACCCTGACGAATCTGCTGGTCCCTGCCGCCGAACGCGCCACCGGGCACGTCAACGACGTCACGGGACGGGGACGGCACACCTCCTCGTCCGCCGTCTGCCTGCCGCTGGAGCACGACGGCTGGCTCATCGACACCCCAGGGGTGCGCAGCTTCGGTCTGGCCCATGTCGACCGAGAGACCCTGATCTCAGCGTTCCCCGAACTCGTCGAGGCCACCGCCGAGTGCCCCCGCGGGTGCACTCACCTGGCCGACGCGCCCGGCTGCCGCCTCGATGACTGGGTCGCCGAAGGCAAGGGGGGTCCGGGCGGAGTCTCACGTCTGGAGTCGCTGCGAAGGCTCCTGCCCACGACTGGATAG
- the aroA gene encoding 3-phosphoshikimate 1-carboxyvinyltransferase, whose translation MTGDWQPPVAGSGVSASVSVPGSKSLTNRYLILAALARSGSDLKGWLRSRDTLLMIEALRRLGAVIDEDGDLLHIEPVSLPGTATAADSPTAAEDLPPTAIDCGLAGTVMRFIPPVAALTGREVVLDGDEQARVRPMSVTVESLRRLGGQVTSADGMLPVTVHASSQLRGGHLEIDASASSQFVSGLLLAGAVMPLGLELVNTGATVPSRTHVDMTLEVLRDAGVDVSEPEPERWIVEPGQPRGLDVQVEPDLSNAAAFAAAAIAAGGTVTIADWPAHTTQAGDGFRDIAEAFGAQVVLDRQGLHVTGPEVISAVDLDLSAVGELTPVVSALAALADGTSQLRGIGHLRGHETDRLAALTREYTGIGVDVIEHSDALTITGTSDLRPALWHTYRDHRMVMAGAILALRNDGMVIEDAGTVAKTLPEFTHLWEAMLTPGA comes from the coding sequence GTGACCGGCGACTGGCAACCGCCGGTCGCCGGTTCCGGTGTCTCTGCCTCTGTCTCCGTGCCCGGTTCGAAGTCCCTGACGAATCGCTACCTGATCCTCGCCGCGCTTGCGCGCTCCGGCTCTGATCTCAAGGGCTGGCTGCGCAGCCGCGACACGCTGCTGATGATCGAAGCGCTGCGCCGCCTCGGTGCCGTCATCGACGAAGACGGCGATCTGCTCCACATCGAACCCGTCTCTCTGCCCGGCACCGCAACCGCAGCGGACTCGCCCACCGCCGCCGAGGATCTTCCGCCGACCGCCATCGACTGCGGACTGGCCGGAACCGTCATGCGCTTCATCCCCCCGGTCGCAGCACTGACCGGCCGTGAGGTCGTCCTCGACGGCGACGAACAGGCCCGGGTGCGCCCGATGTCGGTGACCGTCGAGTCGCTGAGACGCCTCGGCGGCCAAGTCACCTCCGCCGACGGCATGCTGCCGGTGACCGTCCACGCCTCCTCACAGCTGCGCGGCGGGCACCTCGAGATCGATGCCAGCGCATCGAGCCAGTTCGTCTCCGGTCTGCTGCTGGCCGGCGCGGTCATGCCGCTGGGCCTCGAACTCGTCAACACCGGAGCGACGGTGCCCAGCCGCACCCATGTCGACATGACCCTGGAGGTCCTCCGTGACGCCGGGGTCGACGTCAGCGAACCCGAACCCGAACGGTGGATCGTCGAACCGGGTCAGCCGCGCGGACTCGACGTCCAGGTCGAACCCGACCTGTCGAACGCGGCCGCGTTCGCCGCTGCGGCGATCGCCGCCGGCGGAACCGTGACCATCGCGGACTGGCCGGCACACACCACACAGGCCGGTGACGGATTCCGGGACATCGCCGAAGCCTTCGGCGCGCAGGTCGTCCTCGACCGGCAGGGACTGCATGTCACCGGCCCCGAGGTGATCTCCGCCGTCGATCTCGACCTGTCCGCCGTCGGCGAGCTGACACCAGTGGTCTCTGCCCTCGCCGCCTTGGCCGACGGAACCTCGCAGCTGCGCGGCATCGGACACCTGCGCGGCCACGAGACCGACCGCCTGGCCGCTCTCACCCGGGAATACACAGGAATCGGCGTCGACGTCATCGAACACTCGGACGCCCTGACGATCACAGGCACCAGCGATCTGCGTCCTGCGCTGTGGCACACGTATCGCGACCATCGCATGGTCATGGCCGGAGCCATCCTCGCGCTGCGCAACGACGGGATGGTCATCGAAGACGCCGGCACCGTGGCCAAGACCCTGCCGGAATTCACCCACCTGTGGGAAGCCATGCTCACCCCCGGAGCCTGA